tgtcagaagtccagtgtcaagtacccacagtcagtgatggtctggggtgccgtgtcagctgctggtgttggtccactgtgttttatcaagggcagggtcaatgcagctagctatcaggagattttggagcacttcatgcttccatctgctgaaaagctttatggagatgaagatttcatttttcagcacgacctggcacctgctcacagtgccaaaaccactggtaaatggtttactgaccatggtatcactgtgctcaattggcctgccaattctcctgacctgaaccccatagagaatctgtgggatattgtgaagagaacgttgagagactcaagacccaacactctggatgagctaaaggccgctatcgaagcatcctgggcctccataagacctcagcagtgccacaggctgattgcctccatgccacgccgcattgaagcagtcatttctgcaaaaggattcccgaccaagtattgagtgcataactgtacatgattatttgaaggttgacgttttttgtattaaaaacacttttcttttattggtcggatgaaatatgctaattttgtgagataggaattttgggttttcatgagctgtatgccaaaatcatccgtattaagacaataaaagacctgaaatatttcagttagtgtgcaatgaatctaaaatatatgaatgttaaattttcatcatgacattatggaaaataatgaactttatcacaatatgctaatattttgagaaggacctgtatatgagccGACACGGCATGTTGTTGCTCGACAACCTCACCCCCACCCCGCCAACACTCATGTTTGTATCATCATAAGAACTGTGAAGAAGTTCAACAGGTTTCGATACTCGATTGTCCCATTTGACAACAGCTGTGATGCATCTCAATGtttatataataattataaaactTGTCTATTCTGAAAAGAAGATGCTGTGGGAAGCTGATAAGTGGCTGCTCAAAGTAACGTTATGGTGAGTGTGATAGATACCTGCTGTAGATCTGAGGTTTGGATCTGGATGAGCTGAGTTTGCCCGTTAGCCAGGTCCACAACGGAAGCATCCACCACCGCCACTGCTGTGGTGGCCTCCGTCGCAGCAGCAGCCTCTTGGTCTAGTCTCTGCTGCCTGGCGTGGGTCTTTTTGTGATTCCTTAGGTTGGAGAAGGTCTTGAATGCTTTCCCGCACTGGGGACACGCGTGTGGTCGCTCACCTGTGTGGGTCCTGCGGTGCTCCGCCAGGTGCATGCTCTGGATGAAACCTTTTCCGCAGATTTCGCAGCGAAACGGTCGTTCGCCTGAGTGAGTGCGCAGGTGCTCTCGGAGGTGTGTATTCTGGCGGAAACGCTTTCCGCACACCTGGCAGGGGAACGGGCGCTCGCCGGTGTGGACCCGCTGGTGAAGTGCAACCGCAGACGATGACACAAACAGTTTGCCACAAATGGGACATTGATGAGCTTTGGGTCGCTTTCCAGGGGTGCGCTGTGGCCGCCCGCAGCCCAGGGCAAAGTGGCTAAGTCTGTGAAGTCGCAGGTTGGAAGGAGAGTTAAGCTTCCTCCCACAAATATTACAATCCAAGGCTCCTTTACCCAAACTGAAATCTGCTAATTCTATCTCTGTTGTTGTTGAAGTAGAGGGTTCTGAGGGATTGTGGACCTCCTTCACTTCTTCTGCAGCGTGGACCGGTGTGGGGTGCTGCTCTACACAATGACCTTCCCTCCGACTCCTGGTCAGGAAGCCGGCTTCACAATGAGGACAGGGAAAAGGAGCCGGAGCGCCGGGATGTTGAGTGAAGCGGTGCGCCGCCAACTTGTTGGGCCAACGAAATGTGGCAGGGCATTCGGGGCAGGTGAGCTTTGGAGCGCTGGAGTGCAGCAGGCTGTGCTGACGGAGGTTGGACGACTGTGAGAAGGAGCGATAACACACATCACAGCGGTACGGACGCACGCCTGAGTGGATGAGGGTGTGCCTCATCAGATTGGCCAGCAACGAGAAGGTTTTGCCACAGTCCGAACACTGGAACGGCTTCTCGCCCGTGTGTATGCGCATGTGGTTCTGAACATGAACCTGCTTCTTAAAGGACTTCCCACATACGCCGCACACAAACCTGCGCTGAGGGGCGTGGGATTTGCCCCGGTGGTGAGCAAGCAGAAGCTGTGAAGGAAACGTTTTTGAGCACGAACGACAACAAAAGGGCCCTTTGTCTGATGTCAAGGTAGCTTCTCCTGAAGCAGCAGAGCCAGACGTGGATGTAGTTTCATCTAGAGAAATGGAAATAGTGGCATCTTCCATCACAACCTCTTGTTGCTCGTCAAGACTTCCTTCAAGTCCTTCAGTTACTTGCATTTGGCCGTCCTTTTCCTTCCCTGCTTCAGCTGCATCCACAGTGCTCCGAGACCCAGGCTGCGGGTTCCTTAGTGTTTCCGTCTCCTCCTCTGTGGGAGGCTCCAGCTCATCGATTCCTGCTTCTTCACTTTGGAGTTTCTTCTTCTCTCTTGCTCTCTGTACGATAGCAAGAGCAGTAGCAGACGCCCTTTGTGGAGGTGAAGCCTAGAGAAGAACAAAGATTACATGACATTGAGGGAGCAGCAGCAATTAGAGGGGGTGGGGAGTTGTGCTATTTTCCTACCATGAAGATGCGACTGCCTATTCCCGATGAATCCTGGTTAAGGTGGGACCGACGATGGTAGAGGTATTTAGTCATGTTGGTGAAGGTTTTGTGGCAGATCTGACATTTGTGAAAAGGATCTGCAACATGTACCTTTCTGCAAGGGATCAAAATGAAGAGATGatgcagacacagaaaaaaataagaaaataacaaGAACATAAAGCATTTATAGCAGGGGTCCGAGTCCCTGTGTCCCACCGTGTCTCCACGTAATGGGTCGTCTTAAAATGAATCCTTTACCATCCTTAGCTATCATTATTCAGCTTCATCTCTAAATGAGATGACCACATTTCTAGACCCTTCAAGCTTAAACCATGCAGTGAGATTTTAATATAAGGTTCTGTTCTTTCTGCAGCGCAGCAGAGAACCTTTTAGGCAGCAATGGGTTGGGCGGTGCGTTTCTGATGAAAGGATTCTGCCCATATAagcttttttatgctttttacgGTTTAGAAGTCACAACCAATAATGAATTACCCTTAGCCAGAGCAACACCTATTGGTAAGTGGTAGTGAATTTTATTTCTGAGAAGCAATGCACGTACTGTACTTCAGTCCCAAGGGAAGTTGCCAGTGTTTAGGCTGCAGAATAAGATTTATTGGATAAGAAAAAAGTTGGAGCAACGACAAAAGGGTTCCCAGCTCATTTGGATGCATGAACAGTTCCCCCACCTCCAGACCTGGGCCCCTAATTAAGACAATTACTGTAATGTTACCTGTGCATGATGAGAGTCATCTCAGTAGTGAAACCGTTCCCACAGTCCACACACAGATACCGTGCAACGCCTGAATGTGTGCGCATGTGCGTCTGCAGCGACATAGCTTTCTTGAAGATCTTTCCGCACTCTGGACACTCGTGTGTGCCCTGCTCGTGCACACGCTTGTGAGCAGTGAGCCGGTTGACGGAGGTGAAGGCGCGGTGGCAGAGCTCACAGTGTAGGGCTTTGGCCCCAGCCAGTGCTTTGGTCTCTGCTGCTCTGTTCCTCAGATCCTGCAGCCTTTCTGCAGCCTCTTCCCTTCCTCGCATCTCCTCGAGGCCACTCATGACCCCCGGCCCACCGCTCTCTTTGTCCTGGCTCAGGAAGTGCTCACCCTGGTGCTGGAGGAAGTCTTCGGGGGTATGGAAGAGAAGGGAACATTCTGAGCATTCGTAAGGGTGAATGAGCACCATCTCAGCTGACTGCTGTTGCTGGCTGCCACCAGGGGCCAGTCTTAACTCCAGTCTCTGAACGCCATTCCCCAGGACCTCCAGTTTTGCTAAGGAGCTCTGACCCAGAGCAGAGAGCAGAGGGGGCTGCTTGGAGCGATGCTGGCCCAGGATGGTGGAGCTGTCGGCCAGAGCTTGAGCTGTGAGGATCTGCAGGTGCATGGTGGCAGAGCCCGGGGTTGGGGTCACAGGGGGCAGCAGGTGGGAGCGGGTGGATCCAGCGGGTTTGGAGGAAGACCTACGTTTcttctgttgttgttgttgctgctgctggtgggAAAGTACCTGGAAACACAATGGAGTGAAGAGAAAAGcaagataaaattaaaacatgctATAAGGATGGGAAGCTCATAACTGTCCAGATGTTTGGAGCATTTTTTAGCTGGTGTTAAACATCTACAATGTCAAATCCTGTAAAAGATTTAGATTTTCATGAAACACAGAGAGGACTTGCTTAAATTAAAAGGCAACATACGGTTttccaaaaaacaaaccaaacagtcAAAGGTTTATATGATGTTTAGACTGAACACCTGTGCCAGGATCTCTCCAGCCTGCTGCTCACTCAGCACAAAGTTCTGCATGTTGTTGAGAGGAGTGACAGAACCATCCGGCTGCAGCACATACTCCTGTCAGCATGAACAAAAAACACGAAAATAACTGCTTTAGTGTTTGAAGAATACATAAAACCAAACAGTTTGAGACTCTGATATTTCTAACAGAAATCTATGTAGTGgtttatgtaacattttacgGTCTGGAAAATATTGAGAAATGGTGACTTTCCAAGAAACCCGTCAAAGTAAATcttgcaattaaaaaaattacgGTTTTCGAATGTTTTTGACATAAACTGCAATTTAATTATGCGTTTTAATGTAATGGCTGTCATTAATTAAAGTGTTTTGATGTTGTTTATTACCTGAAGTTAGTACATAACCTCAGAAGCTAACTAAGCAAAAGTATCTCtgctaaaaatatttacaacaaaataaatgatcATTTGGACGCTGGTTTGATGTCCAGTGACGGATTAACTGTTTCTGGATCTCTTACAACAGTCGCTGTGTTGCTGTGTGTGCTGCTCCTGCTGTGCGTTCGCCGGTGCTCCAGCCAGGTATCAGGGGAGTCGAACAGGGCCAAACAGTCAAGGCACTGATACTGAACGGGTCCGTGCACCTGAGTATCTGAGGAGGCCTCCTGCGTCTCCAGAATCTCACACATCTCTGAAGAAAAAGTGTGTAGAAGCAGAGTTATAAACAATACCCATAAGCCATGTGGGATACTGCCGCAAACGTGGaaggacagatgagaccaaaattaaacatttgggTCTACACTGCTGTGAAAAAGCGTTCGCCCTGGAgcgatttcttttgttttttgtcacacctaaatgtttcagatcataaatTAAAGACAACCTGGGTTTACTGCTTCAATTTCACAACCCACAACAAGGCCTAATTACTACCAGACttgtagaaataaaacaatcacTTAAAAAGAACCTGTCTAACCAAAGGAAGTAGGCTAAAACACATTGCCCACCAAcctaaaagaaacaaatcaagAACAGATAAGAGCAAAAGTCCCGACATTTATCAGTCTGGAAGGATTACAAAGCCAAATGTAAGGTTTATACACAAAACATTCCCATAACAGGTCAGCCTACTAAATCGCTCCACAAGCACATCAACAACCCAGGAGGTCACAATGGAACAGACGACAACATCCATTAATTTCAGTTAAGGAAATAAACTGGGAAATATCGGCCTCCACGGGAGAACGGCAAGACCAGAATCACTGCTGATCAAAAGGAACACAAAGACCAGTTTCACATTATACAAAAACCTCTTGATTATCctcaagacttttgggaaaatgttCTTTAGACTAACGAAACATGGGCATCCTGTTTTATCGGGTAAAAACATaacagcattttagaaaaagaacatcatttcccaacatgatggtggtg
This genomic stretch from Girardinichthys multiradiatus isolate DD_20200921_A chromosome 3, DD_fGirMul_XY1, whole genome shotgun sequence harbors:
- the znf526 gene encoding zinc finger protein 184 produces the protein MMADPGHEEAEGMYVEHQYMCSECQQLFSTLEEVLIHQQIHTAQETDGETLVTPDVGQSQHYQCLECGSLLVNAEELLQHQEMHMREAGMEVEQQEMCEILETQEASSDTQVHGPVQYQCLDCLALFDSPDTWLEHRRTHSRSSTHSNTATVEYVLQPDGSVTPLNNMQNFVLSEQQAGEILAQVLSHQQQQQQQQKKRRSSSKPAGSTRSHLLPPVTPTPGSATMHLQILTAQALADSSTILGQHRSKQPPLLSALGQSSLAKLEVLGNGVQRLELRLAPGGSQQQQSAEMVLIHPYECSECSLLFHTPEDFLQHQGEHFLSQDKESGGPGVMSGLEEMRGREEAAERLQDLRNRAAETKALAGAKALHCELCHRAFTSVNRLTAHKRVHEQGTHECPECGKIFKKAMSLQTHMRTHSGVARYLCVDCGNGFTTEMTLIMHRKVHVADPFHKCQICHKTFTNMTKYLYHRRSHLNQDSSGIGSRIFMASPPQRASATALAIVQRAREKKKLQSEEAGIDELEPPTEEETETLRNPQPGSRSTVDAAEAGKEKDGQMQVTEGLEGSLDEQQEVVMEDATISISLDETTSTSGSAASGEATLTSDKGPFCCRSCSKTFPSQLLLAHHRGKSHAPQRRFVCGVCGKSFKKQVHVQNHMRIHTGEKPFQCSDCGKTFSLLANLMRHTLIHSGVRPYRCDVCYRSFSQSSNLRQHSLLHSSAPKLTCPECPATFRWPNKLAAHRFTQHPGAPAPFPCPHCEAGFLTRSRREGHCVEQHPTPVHAAEEVKEVHNPSEPSTSTTTEIELADFSLGKGALDCNICGRKLNSPSNLRLHRLSHFALGCGRPQRTPGKRPKAHQCPICGKLFVSSSAVALHQRVHTGERPFPCQVCGKRFRQNTHLREHLRTHSGERPFRCEICGKGFIQSMHLAEHRRTHTGERPHACPQCGKAFKTFSNLRNHKKTHARQQRLDQEAAAATEATTAVAVVDASVVDLANGQTQLIQIQTSDLQQAQGAPTIMCNEFGETIAIIETSEGGGLPLEQALEIYQRALENGLGGDTVVDGLQLL